One window from the genome of Pelobates fuscus isolate aPelFus1 chromosome 13, aPelFus1.pri, whole genome shotgun sequence encodes:
- the LOC134583032 gene encoding uncharacterized protein LOC134583032, translating to MASNPGDILDLIPGRPHQIMLLPLHHLLLLMHRMGKERRDSTQEYLWVHSQQHPQGPIQQHQMPHQDRLHPVPHMLLGHTLELQLDSSQQHQMPQLDHLGRTLGSTQQLLIPLIIQVPTLELLLGKTPVHQKPHTHQHQLAPIQEHLQDRIQGHLQALTLPHPLANILQALLGPMAHLIPTLLGALLIPTLLGALLIPTLLGALLIPTLLGALLIPTLLGALLIPTLLGALLIPILQGKHLHLVVLTLPLVCRIQLHMVSQVLHLQHHGALVHGDPKVGSTLHPQICHTQLRVRVHTLLQAKHLVLCLLYHGGLFQLVNGVQALLHILELLGPIHHKGRIPEASRLGAFC from the coding sequence ATGGCCAGCAACCCGGGGGATATCCTGGATCTAATCCCTGGGCGTCCGCACCAAATAATGCTCCTGCCGCTGCACCATCTGCTCCTTCTAATGCACCGTATGGGCAAGGAACGCCGGGACTCTACCCAGGAGTACCTGTGGGTCCACAGCCAACAGCACCCACAGGGCCCTATCCAACAGCACCAAATGCCCCACCAGGACCGGCTGCACCCAGTGCCCCATATGCTGCTGGGCCATACCCTGGAGCTCCAGCTGGACAGCAGCCAACAGCACCAAATGCCCCAACTGGACCATCTGGGCCGTACCCTGGGCAGCACCCAACAGCTCCTAATACCCCTTATAATTCAGGTCCCTACCCTGGAGCTCCTGCTGGGCAAAACCCCAGTGCACCAAAAGCCCCATACCCATCAGCACCAACTGGCCCCTATCCAGGAGCACCTGCAGGACAGAATCCAGGGGCACCTACAGGCCCTTACCCTACCGCACCCTCTGGCCAATATCCTGCAGGCCCTGCTGGGTCCCATGGCACACCTTATCCCAACCCTGCTGGGGGCTCTTCTTATCCCAACCCTGCTGGGGGCTCTTCTTATCCCAACCCTGCTGGGGGCTCTTCTTATCCCAACCCTGCTGGGGGCTCTTCTTATCCCAACCCTGCTGGGGGCTCTTCTTATCCCAACCCTGCTGGGGGCTCTTCTTATCCCAATCCTTCAGGGCAAGCACCTACACCTGGTGGTCCTAACCCTGCCCCTGGTATGCCGTATCCAGCTCCATATGGTCAGTCAGGTCCTTCACCTGCAGCACCATGGGGCACTGGTTCATGGGGATCCCAAGGTGGGCAGTACCCTACACCCCCAAATTTGCCATACCCAGCTTCGGGTCCGAGTCCATACCCTACTCCAAGCCAAGCACCTGGTGCTGTGCCTTCTGTACCATGGGGGACTGTTCCAACTGGTCAATGGGGTCCAGGCCCTTCTTCATATCCTGGAGCTCCTGGGTCCTATCCATCACAAAGGCCGTATCCCTGAAGCTTCGAGATTGGGTGCTTTCTGCTGA